A region from the Pseudomonas cucumis genome encodes:
- a CDS encoding phosphatidate cytidylyltransferase gives MLKQRIITALILLPIALGGFFLLEGSGFALFIGLVVTLGAWEWARLAGFAAQSIRLAYAAVVALMLFFMHILPGLAPWVLGAAVLWWGVATYLVLTYPQSSQHWASAACKLVIGLLILLPAWQGLVLIKQEPLGNWLIMAVMVLVWGADIGAYFSGRAFGKRKLAPQVSPGKSWEGVYGGLLVSLVITAIVGFVRDWSFAQMLMGLFGAAVVVFISVVGDLTESMFKRQSGIKDSSNLLPGHGGVLDRIDSLTAAIPVFAVLLWMAT, from the coding sequence ATGCTTAAACAACGAATCATCACGGCACTGATTCTGCTGCCGATTGCCCTGGGCGGGTTTTTCCTGCTCGAAGGTTCCGGTTTTGCGCTGTTCATCGGGCTGGTGGTGACGCTTGGGGCGTGGGAGTGGGCGCGGTTGGCAGGCTTCGCTGCTCAGTCGATACGCCTTGCCTATGCAGCTGTGGTCGCGTTGATGCTGTTTTTCATGCACATCCTGCCGGGGCTCGCACCTTGGGTGTTGGGCGCTGCAGTGCTCTGGTGGGGCGTGGCCACGTACCTGGTATTGACCTATCCACAGTCCAGTCAGCATTGGGCCAGTGCTGCCTGCAAACTGGTGATCGGTTTGTTGATTCTGCTGCCGGCGTGGCAAGGCCTGGTTCTGATCAAGCAGGAGCCCTTGGGTAACTGGCTGATCATGGCGGTGATGGTGCTGGTCTGGGGGGCCGATATCGGTGCGTACTTTTCCGGTCGAGCCTTCGGCAAACGCAAGTTGGCGCCACAAGTCAGCCCTGGCAAAAGCTGGGAAGGCGTGTACGGCGGCTTGCTGGTGAGTCTGGTGATTACCGCAATCGTCGGTTTTGTGCGGGACTGGAGTTTCGCTCAGATGCTGATGGGACTGTTCGGTGCCGCAGTCGTGGTGTTCATTTCAGTGGTCGGCGATCTTACCGAGAGCATGTTCAAGCGCCAGTCGGGGATCAAGGACAGCAGTAATCTGCTGCCCGGTCACGGCGGCGTGCTGGACCGCATCGACAGCCTGACGGCGGCTATTCCAGTATTCGCTGTGCTGCTGTGGATGGCCACATGA
- the ispC gene encoding 1-deoxy-D-xylulose-5-phosphate reductoisomerase: MSRPQQITVLGATGSIGLSTLDVIARHPERYQVFALSGFTRLSELLALCVRHAPRFAVVPESGAARRLQDDLHAAGLSTRVLVGEEGLCQVASDPEVDAVMAAIVGAAGLRPTLAAVEAGKKILLANKEALVMSGALFMQAVRKSGSVLLPIDSEHNAIFQCMPQDFDRGLGAVGVRRILLTASGGPFRQTPMAELAHVSPEQACAHPNWSMGRKISVDSASMMNKGLELIEACWLFDATPSQIEVVIHPQSVIHSLVDYIDGSVLAQLGNPDMRTPIANALAWPERIDSGVAPLDLFAIARLDFQAPDEERFPCLRLARQAAEAGNSAPAMLNAANEVAVAAFLDGRVRYLEIASIIEEVLNLEPVVAVDDLEAVFTADAKARVLAGQWLSRHGR, translated from the coding sequence ATGAGCCGCCCACAACAGATTACCGTGCTGGGCGCGACCGGTTCGATTGGTCTGAGTACCCTCGATGTCATTGCCCGTCATCCCGAGCGTTATCAGGTTTTCGCCTTGAGCGGTTTCACTCGGTTGAGTGAATTGCTGGCGCTGTGCGTGCGTCATGCGCCGCGCTTCGCCGTCGTGCCGGAGTCCGGCGCTGCCCGACGCTTGCAGGACGATTTGCACGCGGCCGGTCTGTCGACCCGCGTTCTGGTGGGGGAGGAGGGCTTGTGTCAGGTCGCATCCGATCCGGAAGTCGATGCGGTGATGGCGGCCATTGTCGGTGCGGCGGGCTTGCGTCCGACCCTGGCGGCGGTCGAGGCTGGCAAGAAGATTCTTCTGGCCAATAAAGAAGCACTGGTAATGTCCGGTGCGCTGTTCATGCAGGCCGTGCGTAAAAGCGGTTCAGTGCTGCTGCCGATCGACAGCGAGCACAACGCGATTTTCCAGTGCATGCCACAGGATTTCGACCGTGGGCTTGGCGCGGTTGGTGTGCGTCGGATTTTACTGACCGCTTCTGGCGGTCCGTTCCGGCAGACGCCCATGGCCGAACTGGCGCATGTTTCCCCAGAGCAAGCGTGTGCACACCCGAATTGGTCCATGGGGCGCAAGATTTCGGTGGATTCGGCCAGCATGATGAACAAAGGACTCGAGTTGATCGAGGCCTGCTGGCTGTTCGACGCCACACCGTCCCAGATCGAAGTGGTAATTCACCCGCAGAGCGTGATTCATTCGCTGGTCGACTACATCGATGGTTCGGTATTGGCGCAGTTGGGCAATCCGGACATGCGCACGCCGATCGCCAATGCCTTGGCCTGGCCGGAGCGAATCGACTCGGGTGTTGCGCCGCTGGACCTGTTTGCCATCGCTCGTCTGGATTTCCAGGCGCCCGATGAGGAGCGTTTCCCGTGCCTGCGCCTTGCGCGTCAAGCCGCCGAGGCTGGCAATAGCGCGCCGGCCATGCTCAATGCCGCGAATGAGGTGGCGGTGGCGGCCTTTCTCGACGGACGGGTTCGCTACCTGGAAATCGCGAGTATCATCGAGGAAGTGTTGAACCTCGAGCCTGTGGTTGCGGTAGATGATCTCGAGGCAGTGTTTACGGCCGATGCGAAAGCACGGGTACTGGCCGGGCAATGGCTGAGTCGTCACGGGCGATAA
- the rseP gene encoding sigma E protease regulator RseP, giving the protein MSALYMIVGTLVALGVLVTFHEFGHFWVARRCGVKVLRFSVGFGMPLLRWYDSKGTEFVIAAIPLGGYVKMLDEREGEVPADQVDQSFNRKSVRQRIAIVAAGPIANFLLAMVFFWALAMLGSEQVRPVIGAVESGSIASKAGLSPGQEIMAIDGEPTSGWAAVNLQLIRRLGESGAIQLLVREQGSTVDTPRELVLDKWLKGAEEPDPIRSLGIRPWRPALPPVLAEFDPKGPAKAAGLKAGDRLLALDGKALDDWQQVVDIVRMHPDTKIMLRVERKGAQIDVPVTLAARGESKSPNGYLGAGVKAVDWPPEMIREVSYGPVAAIGEGARRTWTMSVLTLDSLKKMLFGELSVKNLSGPITIAKVAGASAQSGVADFLNFLAYLSISLGVLNLLPIPVLDGGHLLFYLIEWARGRPLSDRVQGWGIQIGISLVVGVMLLALVNDLGRL; this is encoded by the coding sequence ATGAGCGCGCTCTATATGATTGTCGGCACCCTGGTAGCGCTGGGTGTGCTGGTCACCTTCCACGAGTTCGGCCATTTTTGGGTCGCGCGTCGCTGTGGGGTCAAAGTGCTGCGTTTCTCCGTGGGCTTCGGCATGCCGTTGCTGCGCTGGTACGACAGCAAAGGCACTGAGTTCGTGATCGCCGCTATCCCGTTGGGTGGCTACGTGAAGATGCTCGACGAGCGCGAAGGCGAGGTCCCGGCCGATCAGGTCGATCAGTCCTTCAATCGTAAATCTGTCCGTCAGCGCATCGCCATCGTCGCGGCTGGCCCGATCGCCAACTTTCTATTGGCAATGGTGTTTTTCTGGGCATTGGCAATGCTGGGCAGCGAGCAGGTGCGGCCGGTTATCGGCGCGGTCGAGTCTGGCAGTATTGCCTCAAAGGCAGGTTTGAGCCCGGGCCAGGAAATCATGGCCATCGATGGCGAGCCAACCTCCGGCTGGGCCGCGGTGAATCTGCAACTGATCCGTCGTCTGGGTGAGAGCGGTGCCATTCAATTGCTGGTCCGCGAACAGGGCTCCACGGTGGACACACCCCGTGAGCTGGTGCTGGACAAGTGGCTCAAGGGGGCTGAGGAGCCAGATCCGATTCGCTCGCTGGGTATTCGTCCTTGGCGTCCGGCGTTGCCTCCCGTCCTGGCCGAATTTGATCCGAAAGGTCCAGCGAAGGCGGCGGGCCTGAAAGCAGGTGATCGCTTGTTGGCGCTTGATGGCAAGGCGCTGGACGATTGGCAGCAGGTGGTCGACATCGTCCGTATGCATCCGGATACCAAAATCATGCTGCGCGTCGAGCGCAAGGGTGCTCAAATCGACGTCCCTGTGACGTTGGCCGCTCGCGGCGAGAGCAAATCGCCCAATGGTTATCTGGGCGCTGGGGTGAAAGCGGTCGATTGGCCGCCAGAGATGATTCGCGAAGTCAGTTACGGTCCGGTGGCTGCGATTGGCGAGGGTGCCCGACGCACTTGGACCATGAGCGTACTGACCCTCGATTCGCTCAAGAAAATGTTGTTCGGTGAGCTCTCGGTAAAAAACTTGAGTGGACCGATAACCATTGCTAAAGTGGCGGGCGCTTCTGCCCAGTCGGGCGTCGCTGATTTCCTGAATTTCCTTGCTTATCTGAGTATTAGCTTGGGGGTTCTGAATTTGTTGCCCATTCCTGTACTGGATGGGGGACATTTGTTGTTTTATCTGATCGAGTGGGCGCGTGGTCGTCCCTTGTCGGATCGGGTGCAAGGTTGGGGGATACAGATCGGTATCAGTTTGGTGGTCGGGGTGATGTTACTTGCTCTGGTCAATGATCTGGGTCGACTGTAA